One stretch of Glycine soja cultivar W05 chromosome 7, ASM419377v2, whole genome shotgun sequence DNA includes these proteins:
- the LOC114419769 gene encoding protein C2-DOMAIN ABA-RELATED 7-like: MENILGLIKLRIKRGTNLKACDTRTSDPYVFVTMAEQKLKTGVVKDNINPEWNEELTLYVSDVNIPVHLTVSDKDTFTVDDSMGDAEIDLKPYLQCVKMNLSDLPDGHVIKRVQQDRTNCLAEESNCIWKNGKVIQEMSLRLRNVKSGEITVEIEWVNLPDSKGLSEIEF, encoded by the exons ATGGAGAACATTCTGGGTCTCATCAAACTTCGTATCAAAAGAGGCACTAATCTCAAAGCTTGTGATACTCGTACCAGTGACCCATATGTCTTCGTCACCATGGCCGAACAG AAACTGAAAACTGGTGTTGTGAAAGATAACATTAATCCTGAGTGGAATGAAGAATTGACACTTTATGTAAGCGATGTTAACATTCCCGTACATCTG ACAGTTTCAGACAAAGACACTTTCACCGTAGACGACAGCATGGGCGATGCAGAAATAGACCTAAAGCCGTATCTTCAGTGTGTAAAGATGAACTTGAGCGATCTTCCAGATGGCCATGTAATCAAGAGGGTTCAACAAGATAGGACTAACTGTCTTGCTGAAGAGAGCAACTGCATATGGAAGAATGGAAAAGTCATCCAAGAGATGAGTTTAAGATTGAGAAACGTCAAGTCTGGGGAAATAACTGTGGAAATTGAGTGGGTTAATCTTCCAGATTCAAAGGGCTTATCTGAAATTGAGTTTTAG